One genomic segment of Fusobacterium sp. IOR10 includes these proteins:
- a CDS encoding YdbC family protein, whose protein sequence is MGIKFDFVEKLGSIGEGAKGWKKEVNLISWNSRKAKLDIRDWDETHEKMGKGLTLNKEEAKKLKELFNSIDLDELDF, encoded by the coding sequence TTGATTTTGTAGAAAAATTGGGAAGTATTGGAGAGGGAGCTAAAGGTTGGAAAAAGGAAGTAAACCTTATTTCTTGGAATTCAAGAAAAGCCAAATTAGACATAAGAGATTGGGATGAAACTCATGAAAAAATGGGTAAAGGCTTAACTTTAAATAAAGAAGAAGCTAAGAAATTAAAAGAATTATTTAATTCAATTGATTTAGATGAATTAGATTTTTAA
- the aspS gene encoding aspartate--tRNA ligase, producing MIYRSHNLGQLRREDIGKKVTLSGWVSTKRDLGGLTFIDLRDREGITQVVFDIDVASKEVVETAQRIKTESVIRVQGEVRERYSKNMNIPTGEIEVFAVAIDILNNCDTLPFQMNDEGLSESIRLKYRYLDLRRPEMINNLKMRHKMIMAIRNYMDSKGFMDVDTPILTKSTPEGARDFLVPCRINPGDFYALPQSPQIFKQLLMIAGVEKYFQIAKCFRDEDLRADRQPEFTQLDIEMSFVELNDVIEEIEGLAKTVFNAVTGEVSNYDFPKLEWIDAMERFGSDKPDTRFGVELKDISEISRNCGFKAFKSTVENGGLVKAIVAPGVAEKFSRKILGEYEDYAKTYFGAKGVAWIKLTEDGIKSPIAKFFSEEEINAIIEKTEAKTGDVIMIIADKAKVVYAALGALRLKLGKELNLYNKDEFKFLWVINFPMFDYDEAEGRYKAEHHPFTSIMEEDMEKFLAGDMNIRTNTYDLVLNGSEIGGGSIRIHNPEVQAKVFEKLGLTPEKAKEKFGFFIDAFKFGAPPHGGLAFGIDRWLMVMLKEESIRDVIPFPKTNKGQCLMTEAPNKVDESQLEELYVSSTYKEDKTSSK from the coding sequence ATGATATATAGAAGTCATAATCTAGGCCAACTTAGGCGTGAAGATATAGGGAAAAAAGTTACTTTATCAGGATGGGTTTCTACAAAAAGAGATTTAGGAGGATTAACTTTTATTGATTTAAGAGATAGAGAGGGAATTACTCAAGTAGTATTTGATATAGATGTTGCTTCTAAAGAAGTTGTGGAAACAGCTCAAAGAATAAAAACAGAATCAGTAATAAGAGTTCAAGGGGAAGTTAGAGAAAGATACAGTAAAAATATGAACATTCCCACAGGGGAAATTGAAGTTTTTGCAGTGGCAATTGATATATTAAACAACTGTGATACATTACCTTTCCAAATGAATGATGAAGGTTTAAGTGAAAGTATTAGACTTAAATATAGATATTTAGATTTAAGAAGACCTGAAATGATAAATAATTTAAAAATGAGACATAAAATGATTATGGCTATTAGAAATTATATGGATTCAAAGGGATTTATGGATGTGGATACTCCAATTTTAACTAAATCAACTCCAGAGGGAGCAAGGGATTTCTTAGTACCTTGTAGAATTAATCCAGGGGATTTTTATGCACTACCTCAATCTCCACAAATATTTAAACAACTATTGATGATAGCTGGAGTAGAAAAATATTTCCAAATAGCTAAATGTTTCAGAGATGAAGATCTAAGAGCAGATAGACAACCAGAATTTACTCAACTTGATATTGAAATGTCATTTGTTGAACTAAATGATGTTATTGAAGAAATAGAAGGACTTGCTAAAACTGTTTTTAATGCAGTAACAGGGGAAGTGTCAAATTATGATTTCCCTAAATTAGAATGGATTGATGCAATGGAAAGATTTGGATCAGATAAGCCTGACACAAGATTTGGTGTTGAATTAAAGGATATAAGTGAAATTTCAAGAAATTGTGGATTTAAAGCATTTAAATCAACAGTTGAAAATGGAGGACTTGTTAAAGCTATTGTAGCTCCAGGTGTTGCAGAAAAATTCTCTAGAAAAATATTAGGAGAATATGAAGACTATGCAAAAACTTATTTTGGAGCCAAGGGAGTAGCTTGGATAAAACTTACTGAAGATGGAATAAAATCTCCAATTGCAAAATTCTTTAGTGAAGAGGAAATAAATGCTATAATAGAGAAAACAGAAGCTAAAACTGGAGATGTAATTATGATAATTGCAGATAAGGCTAAGGTAGTATACGCAGCTTTAGGTGCATTGAGATTGAAATTAGGAAAAGAATTAAACTTATACAATAAAGATGAATTTAAATTCCTATGGGTTATTAATTTCCCTATGTTTGATTATGACGAAGCAGAGGGAAGATACAAGGCTGAACACCATCCCTTCACTTCAATAATGGAAGAAGATATGGAAAAATTCCTAGCAGGGGATATGAACATAAGAACTAATACCTATGACTTAGTTTTAAATGGTAGTGAAATTGGTGGAGGAAGTATAAGAATTCATAATCCAGAAGTTCAAGCTAAAGTATTTGAAAAATTAGGACTAACTCCAGAAAAAGCTAAAGAAAAATTTGGTTTCTTTATAGATGCCTTTAAATTTGGAGCACCACCTCATGGGGGACTTGCCTTTGGAATTGATAGATGGTTAATGGTAATGCTTAAGGAAGAATCAATAAGAGACGTTATTCCATTCCCTAAAACAAACAAAGGACAATGTTTGATGACAGAAGCCCCTAACAAAGTTGATGAAAGTCAGTTAGAGGAATTGTATGTATCATCTACATACAAGGAAGACAAAACAAGTTCTAAATAA
- a CDS encoding gamma-glutamyl-gamma-aminobutyrate hydrolase family protein, producing the protein MKPLIGITCNYSLDDKPGVSAHIGVAGQKWQMLADNYIDSVFNAGGIPVIIPINKNLENLNSLVEKLDGILISGGNDIEPNLYGEFISKEVGILCPQRDKQEIELVKYIIENTNKPLLGICRGLQILNVACGGSLYQDLEKNKLNNHFIAASPMNHPIHRVILEKDSILYDIFEKKELKVNSYHHQAIKALGKNLKCTAVSEDGIIESIQMEGKKFMIATQWHPEMMYDSKEQQDIFKRFIKEASK; encoded by the coding sequence ATGAAACCATTAATAGGAATAACTTGTAACTATAGTCTTGATGATAAACCTGGAGTAAGTGCACATATTGGAGTTGCTGGGCAAAAATGGCAAATGCTTGCAGATAATTATATTGATTCTGTTTTTAATGCTGGTGGAATCCCTGTGATTATACCAATTAATAAAAATTTAGAAAATTTAAATTCTTTAGTTGAAAAATTAGATGGAATTTTAATTTCTGGAGGAAATGATATTGAACCAAACTTATATGGGGAATTTATATCTAAAGAAGTTGGAATTCTTTGTCCACAAAGGGATAAACAAGAAATTGAACTTGTTAAATATATTATAGAAAATACTAACAAACCTTTACTTGGTATATGCAGAGGACTTCAAATTTTAAATGTTGCTTGTGGAGGAAGTCTCTATCAAGATTTAGAAAAAAATAAATTAAACAATCATTTTATTGCTGCATCTCCAATGAACCACCCTATCCATAGGGTAATTCTTGAAAAAGATTCTATCCTATATGATATATTTGAAAAAAAAGAATTAAAAGTTAATTCATACCATCATCAAGCTATTAAAGCTCTTGGGAAAAATCTTAAATGTACTGCTGTGTCAGAGGATGGAATTATAGAATCAATTCAAATGGAAGGAAAAAAATTTATGATAGCTACCCAGTGGCATCCTGAAATGATGTATGATTCAAAGGAACAACAAGACATATTTAAAAGATTTATAAAAGAAGCTTCTAAATAA
- a CDS encoding peroxiredoxin — MDDIRIPLIGEKAPAFKAMTTKGKIKFPEDFSGKWVILFSHPADFTPVCTTEFMRFAIMDEEFKKMNTELIGLSIDSLSSHIAWLRSIEKMTWGDYTGQKVNFPVIADISMKVSKLYGMIHPSAANTQTVRAVFIIDPTGVIRTILFYPASTGRNFDEIKRTLISLQKVDEMNIATPSNWVPGDDVIVHLPESKEEADKLMEMGESEGYHSLDWYLTFKKEK; from the coding sequence ATGGACGATATAAGAATTCCTTTAATAGGGGAAAAAGCGCCTGCATTTAAGGCTATGACAACAAAGGGTAAAATCAAATTCCCTGAAGATTTTTCTGGAAAATGGGTAATCCTTTTTTCACATCCTGCAGACTTCACACCAGTATGTACTACTGAATTCATGAGATTTGCAATAATGGATGAAGAATTTAAAAAAATGAATACTGAACTTATAGGGCTTTCTATAGATTCCCTTTCAAGTCATATTGCTTGGCTTAGAAGTATTGAAAAAATGACATGGGGAGATTATACTGGGCAAAAAGTTAATTTTCCTGTAATAGCTGATATTAGTATGAAAGTTTCTAAATTATATGGAATGATTCACCCTAGTGCTGCTAATACACAAACTGTTAGAGCAGTTTTCATTATAGATCCAACTGGTGTTATTAGAACTATTTTATTCTACCCTGCATCAACTGGAAGAAATTTTGATGAAATTAAAAGAACTTTAATATCTCTTCAAAAAGTAGATGAAATGAATATAGCTACACCATCAAACTGGGTTCCTGGTGATGATGTAATAGTTCATTTACCTGAAAGTAAAGAAGAAGCTGACAAACTAATGGAAATGGGTGAATCAGAAGGTTATCATTCCCTTGACTGGTATCTTACTTTTAAAAAAGAAAAATAA
- a CDS encoding replication-associated recombination protein A — translation MQNLFQGNYENAKPLSMKLRPKILKEFIGQKQLIGDNKILTNMIQTGNISNMILFGPPGCGKSSLGEIISNEIKCNIENINGTIATLSDIREIVVKAKREIELYNKKTVLFLDEIHRFNKMQQDALLSYTETGVLILIGATTENPYHNINNALLSRCLVFEFKSLEREDLTEILKRGENYLNKILPKKIKNIILDISNGDSRIALNYLELYANNSTGENDENIEEIFAKRKASFHKEEDKYNIISAMIKSIRGSDPDAAVYWMGRLLYGGEDPKYIARRLVISASEDIGMANPEALLIANAAYDSTERIGMPEVRIILAHAVIYLAISSKSSSCYNGINSALENIKSGDLQEVPSNIKDKPVGYKYPHDYEGNFVYAKYMKEYTKYYKPGNNKYENQIKEKLDRLWKNR, via the coding sequence ATGCAAAATTTATTCCAAGGTAATTATGAAAATGCAAAACCCCTTTCAATGAAACTAAGACCTAAAATCTTAAAAGAATTTATAGGTCAAAAACAATTAATTGGAGATAATAAAATTCTTACTAACATGATACAAACTGGAAATATTAGTAATATGATTTTGTTTGGTCCTCCAGGTTGTGGGAAAAGTTCATTGGGAGAAATAATTTCAAATGAAATAAAATGTAATATAGAAAATATAAATGGAACTATAGCTACCTTAAGTGATATTAGAGAGATAGTTGTAAAGGCCAAAAGAGAAATAGAATTATATAATAAAAAAACAGTTTTATTTTTAGATGAGATTCATAGATTTAATAAAATGCAACAGGATGCTCTACTTTCCTATACTGAAACAGGAGTTTTAATTTTGATAGGAGCTACCACAGAAAATCCATACCACAATATTAATAATGCTCTTCTTTCTAGATGCCTAGTTTTTGAATTTAAATCTCTAGAGAGGGAAGATTTAACTGAAATTTTAAAAAGAGGGGAGAATTATTTAAATAAAATCTTACCTAAAAAAATAAAAAATATTATTTTAGATATTTCAAATGGAGACAGTAGAATAGCTTTAAATTATTTAGAACTATATGCAAATAATTCCACTGGTGAAAATGATGAAAATATAGAGGAAATCTTTGCAAAAAGAAAGGCTTCCTTTCACAAGGAAGAGGATAAGTATAATATAATATCAGCTATGATAAAAAGTATAAGGGGAAGTGATCCTGACGCTGCAGTGTATTGGATGGGACGACTTTTATATGGGGGAGAAGATCCAAAATATATAGCTAGAAGACTTGTTATTTCAGCAAGTGAAGATATAGGTATGGCTAATCCAGAGGCTCTTTTAATTGCAAATGCAGCCTATGATTCAACAGAGAGAATAGGTATGCCAGAAGTTAGGATAATCCTTGCCCACGCAGTTATTTATTTGGCAATTTCAAGTAAAAGTAGTTCGTGCTATAATGGAATAAACTCTGCTTTGGAAAATATTAAATCTGGAGATTTACAAGAGGTTCCAAGTAACATAAAGGATAAACCTGTGGGCTATAAATATCCCCATGATTATGAAGGGAACTTTGTATATGCAAAATATATGAAGGAATATACAAAATATTATAAACCAGGAAATAATAAATATGAAAATCAAATTAAAGAAAAATTAGATAGATTATGGAAAAATAGATAA
- a CDS encoding DMT family transporter, whose protein sequence is MKSKKIAGNTTGFITVFFWGITYISTKVLLEVFNPIEILFTRFLMGLIFLIILYPKPLKIKDKKQEIYFALAGLTGVTLFYLLENIALTFTMASNVGVISALVPFFTGIVGYIFMKKKEKLNRNFFIGFLLALTGISFISFSGASAFKINPIGDLLAVTSVMIWGIYGNLTRILGSYGYNTIQVTRRTFAYGIVFMLPALHFFDFNIGISEILEPKYLFNLLFLGIGASAICFVTWNYTVKALGPVRASLFIYLIPIVTVITSMIVLNEKLTIMSSIGVLFTFLGLLISNKKETL, encoded by the coding sequence ATGAAAAGTAAAAAAATAGCAGGGAATACAACAGGGTTTATAACAGTATTTTTTTGGGGAATAACATATATTTCCACAAAGGTTTTATTGGAAGTTTTTAACCCAATAGAGATACTATTCACAAGATTTTTAATGGGTTTAATTTTTTTAATTATTCTATATCCAAAACCTTTAAAGATAAAAGATAAAAAACAAGAAATTTATTTTGCCCTAGCAGGATTAACAGGGGTAACTTTATTTTATTTACTAGAGAATATAGCTCTAACCTTTACAATGGCTTCAAATGTTGGGGTTATAAGTGCCCTTGTTCCATTTTTTACTGGAATAGTTGGGTATATTTTTATGAAGAAAAAAGAAAAATTAAATAGAAATTTCTTCATAGGTTTTTTGCTAGCTTTAACAGGAATAAGTTTTATAAGTTTTAGTGGAGCTTCCGCTTTTAAAATAAATCCAATTGGAGATTTATTAGCTGTTACATCTGTTATGATTTGGGGAATATATGGAAATTTAACAAGGATACTAGGAAGTTATGGATATAATACAATACAAGTTACCAGAAGAACCTTTGCATATGGGATAGTATTTATGCTTCCAGCTTTACATTTCTTTGATTTTAATATTGGGATAAGTGAGATTTTAGAACCAAAATATCTATTTAATTTATTATTTTTAGGAATAGGAGCCTCAGCCATTTGTTTTGTTACTTGGAATTATACTGTTAAAGCTTTAGGTCCTGTGAGAGCTAGCTTGTTTATATATTTAATTCCAATTGTAACTGTAATAACATCTATGATAGTTTTAAATGAAAAATTAACAATAATGTCATCTATAGGAGTTTTATTTACCTTTCTTGGGTTATTAATATCAAACAAAAAAGAAACTCTTTAA
- the hisS gene encoding histidine--tRNA ligase, translated as MKLIKAVRGTKDILGETGTKYAYINRIVEELFNSYGYSLIKTPIFEETDLFKRGIGEATDVVEKEMYTFKDRGDRSLTLRPEGTASVVRAYLENKIYAREELSKFYYMGSMFRYERPQAGRQREFNQVGVEVLGESSPLLDAEVISMGYHLLEKLGITDLAVTINSIGGNDSRVKYRKALIDYLTPIREELCEDCQRRFETNPLRVLDCKNETCKKHTETAPSIIDSLSPEEKDHYETVKKYLTLYNVPFVENPKLVRGLDYYSSTVFEIVTNKLGSQGTVLGGGRYDGLLKQLGDKDIPAFGFAAGVERMMMLLDDMKQKETDAYIIWLGEESREYAMKTADTLRKAGIRLAIDFNKKGMRSHMKKAEKLAVNYAIIIGGDEIEKNTVIVKNFLDRTQEELTVEQAIERIKK; from the coding sequence ATGAAATTAATAAAAGCAGTTAGAGGAACAAAGGACATATTAGGAGAAACAGGTACTAAATATGCTTATATTAATAGGATAGTTGAAGAATTATTTAATTCTTACGGGTATTCATTAATAAAAACTCCTATATTTGAAGAAACAGATCTTTTTAAAAGAGGTATAGGGGAAGCAACAGACGTTGTTGAAAAAGAAATGTATACATTCAAAGATAGAGGAGATAGAAGTCTTACTTTAAGACCTGAAGGAACAGCTTCAGTTGTAAGAGCATATTTAGAGAATAAAATTTATGCAAGGGAAGAATTATCTAAATTTTACTATATGGGTTCAATGTTCAGATATGAAAGACCTCAAGCTGGAAGACAAAGAGAATTTAATCAAGTTGGAGTTGAGGTTTTAGGAGAGTCTTCTCCACTTTTAGATGCTGAAGTTATCTCAATGGGTTATCATTTACTTGAAAAATTAGGGATAACAGATTTAGCAGTAACTATAAATTCAATAGGGGGAAATGATTCCCGTGTTAAATATAGAAAAGCTTTAATTGATTATTTAACCCCAATAAGAGAAGAATTATGTGAAGACTGTCAAAGAAGATTTGAAACAAATCCTTTGAGAGTTTTAGATTGTAAAAATGAAACTTGTAAAAAACATACAGAAACTGCACCTAGTATAATAGATTCTCTATCACCTGAGGAAAAAGACCATTATGAAACAGTGAAAAAATATTTAACTCTTTATAATGTTCCCTTTGTGGAAAACCCAAAACTTGTAAGGGGATTGGATTATTACTCTAGTACAGTGTTTGAAATAGTAACTAATAAATTAGGATCTCAAGGAACAGTTTTAGGTGGAGGAAGATATGACGGATTACTAAAACAACTTGGAGACAAAGATATACCTGCATTTGGATTTGCAGCAGGTGTTGAAAGAATGATGATGTTACTTGATGATATGAAACAAAAGGAAACAGATGCCTATATTATTTGGTTAGGGGAAGAATCTAGAGAATATGCTATGAAAACAGCAGATACCCTAAGAAAAGCAGGAATTAGATTGGCAATTGACTTTAATAAAAAAGGAATGAGAAGTCATATGAAAAAAGCTGAGAAATTAGCTGTAAATTATGCTATCATAATAGGCGGAGATGAAATTGAAAAGAACACTGTAATAGTTAAAAATTTCCTAGATAGAACACAAGAGGAATTAACAGTGGAACAAGCTATAGAAAGAATAAAAAAATAA
- the secG gene encoding preprotein translocase subunit SecG translates to MESLLTVLLFILALALIILVIIQPDRSNGMSGSMGMGGSNAVFGISKDGGPLAKATKIVAALFIIVALLVYLYSSR, encoded by the coding sequence ATGGAAAGTTTATTGACAGTGCTATTATTTATTTTAGCATTAGCATTGATAATTTTAGTTATTATTCAACCTGATCGTAGTAATGGTATGTCAGGTAGCATGGGGATGGGAGGATCTAACGCAGTTTTTGGAATATCCAAAGATGGAGGTCCTTTAGCAAAAGCTACAAAAATTGTAGCAGCTTTATTTATAATTGTAGCACTTTTAGTGTACCTATACTCATCAAGATAA
- a CDS encoding response regulator: MIANFRIKITFKYIIVIMFLFLYKWGYSREIKVGYLDFNDFVVYEKNGNRTGYAGEIFNNLEKLSNTHYRLISDTWSKLERKLKNKELDIILVGRKDEKRVNDYSYSNFDLGVSKGIIYALPNSDYYYNDFSKLNNKKVGYYCPSLIKDFRRYSLQNKINYEEKQYFSKDQMLEGLKNHEVDLIAVEYMRYNNSLKKVGEFSTKPLFAMSLKGSKAMDIFNENYENLFMERYDIRTYLYKKYYKSKVNNKFLLTRPEAEYLKNLGKITVAVKDIKPLNWKDEVTGKPVGAYINALKEIGKRLNLKVNFVLVNKDMSRDEILEKYDYFLDSVEKISNKEKNSFDPDSIFRINYIYIKDRNNKVDFLRNLNIGVLNKDREISEKIKSRDKKYNFYFYENANKMADAVANGSIDKALINEIRVPYLFKDLKYSNLTMIYLEEIYGNLKLMSKDDNFLLQSSINKVVNYLGRDKIYKIALSNLDINDNKSVFSNFFTLYGLKVIIMILSLISTILIMYALQKNKIYKKLSKAKSEAEYANKVKSNFLSNMSHDMKTPMNSIIGMTNLGLEECKKNNCKSYFEHIRESSYYLLSLLNDILDLQDIENDNMDLELENIKLENIIEEVEKIINFKINEKAIDFKIKRDRNNYYINIDKKRLEQILINILNNSIKYTNFKGEILWENTLKLESETKGYYTFKIKDNGMGISEEFQKNMMYKSFTREKNRFSNNNKGMGLGLSITKKLVDKMNGTINCISKINKGTEFIVTIPCTILTEEQFLQLEKNKGIDQEMSLKNKKILICDDIQINRIILRKISHSLGLVVEEAKNGKIAVEMIRKNNYDAVLMDIRMPVMDGLEAAKKIREFNEKIVIIAVSANDYEEDIKKSLKVGMNGHLGKPIEKSELESILKKNLK; this comes from the coding sequence ATGATTGCAAATTTTAGGATTAAAATAACATTTAAATATATAATTGTAATCATGTTTTTGTTTCTATATAAATGGGGATATTCAAGGGAAATAAAGGTGGGATATTTAGATTTTAATGATTTTGTAGTGTATGAAAAAAATGGGAATAGAACTGGTTATGCAGGGGAAATATTTAATAATTTAGAAAAATTATCAAATACCCATTATAGATTAATTAGTGACACTTGGTCAAAACTTGAAAGAAAGTTAAAGAATAAAGAACTAGACATTATACTAGTTGGAAGAAAAGATGAAAAGAGAGTAAATGATTATAGTTATTCTAACTTTGATCTAGGAGTTTCCAAGGGTATAATATATGCATTACCAAATTCTGATTACTATTACAATGATTTTTCAAAATTAAACAACAAAAAAGTAGGATACTACTGTCCTTCTTTAATTAAAGATTTTAGAAGATATTCTTTACAAAATAAAATAAATTATGAAGAAAAGCAATATTTTAGTAAAGATCAAATGTTAGAGGGATTAAAAAATCATGAGGTTGATTTAATAGCTGTTGAGTATATGAGATATAACAACAGTTTAAAAAAGGTTGGAGAATTTTCAACTAAACCTTTATTTGCCATGTCTTTAAAGGGATCCAAAGCTATGGATATATTTAATGAAAATTATGAAAATCTATTTATGGAAAGATATGACATAAGAACCTATTTGTATAAAAAATATTATAAGTCCAAGGTAAACAATAAATTTTTATTAACAAGACCAGAAGCTGAATATTTAAAAAATTTAGGTAAAATTACAGTTGCAGTAAAGGATATAAAGCCTTTAAATTGGAAGGATGAAGTTACTGGGAAACCTGTAGGTGCATATATAAATGCACTAAAAGAAATAGGAAAAAGATTAAATTTAAAAGTTAATTTTGTACTAGTTAATAAGGATATGAGTAGGGATGAAATACTTGAAAAATATGATTATTTTTTAGATTCTGTGGAAAAAATATCAAATAAAGAAAAGAACTCCTTTGATCCAGATAGTATTTTTAGAATTAATTATATTTATATAAAGGATAGAAATAATAAGGTTGATTTTTTAAGAAATCTAAATATTGGAGTATTAAATAAAGATAGGGAAATAAGTGAAAAAATAAAGAGTAGAGATAAAAAATATAACTTTTATTTTTATGAAAATGCTAATAAAATGGCAGATGCAGTTGCCAATGGAAGTATAGATAAAGCTTTGATAAATGAAATAAGGGTTCCATATTTATTTAAGGATCTAAAGTATAGTAATTTAACTATGATTTATTTGGAAGAAATATATGGGAATTTAAAATTAATGAGTAAAGATGATAATTTTCTTTTACAAAGTTCAATAAACAAAGTTGTAAATTATTTAGGAAGGGATAAAATTTATAAAATAGCCCTATCAAATTTAGATATAAATGATAATAAATCAGTGTTCAGCAATTTCTTCACATTGTATGGATTAAAGGTAATTATTATGATTCTTAGTCTTATATCTACAATTTTAATTATGTACGCACTTCAAAAAAATAAAATTTACAAAAAATTATCAAAGGCAAAATCTGAAGCTGAATATGCAAATAAAGTAAAATCAAATTTTTTATCAAATATGTCCCATGACATGAAAACTCCTATGAATTCAATAATTGGAATGACAAACCTTGGGCTAGAGGAATGTAAAAAAAACAATTGCAAGTCTTATTTTGAACACATAAGGGAAAGTTCTTATTATTTACTAAGTTTATTAAATGATATATTGGATTTACAAGATATAGAAAATGATAATATGGATTTAGAATTAGAGAACATTAAATTAGAAAATATAATTGAAGAAGTGGAAAAAATTATAAATTTTAAAATCAATGAAAAAGCTATAGATTTTAAAATAAAAAGAGATAGAAACAATTATTATATAAATATAGATAAGAAAAGATTAGAACAAATTTTAATAAATATCTTAAATAATTCCATAAAGTATACTAATTTTAAAGGGGAAATTTTATGGGAAAATACTTTAAAATTGGAAAGTGAAACTAAAGGTTACTATACTTTTAAAATTAAAGATAACGGTATGGGGATTAGTGAAGAATTTCAAAAAAATATGATGTACAAATCCTTTACTAGGGAAAAAAATAGATTTTCAAATAACAATAAAGGTATGGGACTTGGATTATCAATAACTAAAAAATTAGTAGATAAAATGAATGGAACCATTAATTGTATTTCTAAGATAAATAAAGGAACAGAGTTTATAGTGACTATTCCTTGTACTATCTTAACAGAGGAACAATTCTTACAACTTGAAAAAAATAAAGGTATAGACCAAGAAATGTCTTTGAAAAATAAAAAGATACTAATATGTGATGATATTCAAATAAATAGAATAATATTAAGAAAAATTTCACATAGTTTAGGGTTAGTTGTAGAGGAAGCTAAAAATGGTAAAATAGCAGTTGAAATGATAAGAAAAAATAATTATGATGCAGTACTTATGGACATTAGAATGCCAGTTATGGATGGATTAGAAGCAGCTAAAAAAATAAGAGAATTTAATGAAAAAATTGTGATTATTGCAGTGTCAGCAAATGATTATGAGGAAGATATTAAAAAATCTTTAAAAGTTGGAATGAATGGACATTTAGGGAAACCTATTGAAAAATCAGAATTGGAAAGTATTTTAAAAAAAAATTTAAAGTAA